In a single window of the Rhodococcus qingshengii JCM 15477 genome:
- a CDS encoding haloacid dehalogenase-like hydrolase, translating to MQLDFIFRSLARAASGDPELAAKEPYKAILSHDNAFFAAVGQQQPDAILALEQALAHTWLGTTPSEFESEVLAYLRAKQSEKFSRPYTELVYQPMLDLFDLLAANDFRVFVCSGGGREFMRAFSESALGIPREHVIGTSPVYEYKDGEIRRGGEVLGGLALGPGKPEHIFAYGGRMPALAGGNADVDIEMLESAKFSLLIVHDDDEREFAYVEGAERSQASAKTNGWTSVSIKDDWSVVFL from the coding sequence GTGCAGCTCGACTTCATCTTCCGCTCTCTGGCACGGGCAGCGTCCGGTGACCCCGAGCTCGCTGCCAAGGAGCCGTACAAAGCGATCCTCAGCCATGACAACGCGTTCTTCGCCGCCGTCGGCCAGCAGCAGCCGGATGCGATCCTGGCGCTCGAACAGGCTCTGGCACACACTTGGCTCGGCACGACACCCTCTGAGTTCGAGTCCGAGGTGCTGGCCTACCTGCGGGCGAAGCAGTCTGAGAAGTTCTCTCGGCCCTACACCGAGCTCGTGTATCAGCCCATGCTCGATCTGTTCGACCTGCTCGCAGCGAACGACTTCCGCGTGTTCGTCTGCTCGGGAGGCGGCCGCGAGTTCATGCGGGCCTTCTCGGAGTCAGCGCTGGGCATCCCCCGCGAACACGTCATCGGCACCTCGCCCGTGTACGAGTACAAGGACGGAGAGATCCGCCGCGGTGGCGAGGTCCTGGGCGGCCTGGCACTCGGACCCGGAAAACCGGAGCACATCTTCGCCTATGGGGGCCGCATGCCCGCACTCGCCGGCGGCAACGCCGACGTCGACATCGAGATGCTCGAGTCCGCGAAGTTCTCGCTGCTGATCGTCCACGACGATGACGAACGAGAATTCGCGTACGTAGAGGGCGCCGAACGCTCGCAGGCCTCCGCGAAGACCAACGGCTGGACCAGCGTGAGCATCAAAGATGACTGGAGCGTGGTCTTCCTGTGA
- a CDS encoding DUF1254 domain-containing protein, whose protein sequence is MTGSSTVHGKGQGLINVAPTSASADIPNGYNTSIPSKIMTPDRVQTRIGTLEFTDGFPSDETAAKVFEHLDFVRAVEVFLQCVPAASMEGLRAGLAGIGCDAAHKMVIADRLLDSNPLFLTGNTDTVYALAMLDLDRDGPTVIQIPPGCGPGTVNDAWFRFVTDMGAPGPDRGSGGDYLLIPPGYDREIPDGYHVAHSASHTNLLALRGFVVDGKTDAAKAMFENGVKIYPLSGAEDRPQMEFSSFSGKVFNTIHANDREFYDEMAQVIRREPIEMIDPETRGLLASIGIHKDRPFEPDERMRATLADAAAVGNATARAICFQTRDPRAHYYEDRTWKTGFVGGDYQWLDGDGRGGRNMDARTLFFYQATLNTPAMALEMVGAGSQYALSERDSSGAFLQGGNNYRLTLPPNVPAKDFWSIIAYDPQTRSELQTGQPLPSRSSENDRDELVYNDDGSIDLTFGPEPPNERRGNWIQTVPSKSWYAILRLYGPLKPWFDRNWVPNDIKRI, encoded by the coding sequence ATGACAGGCAGCAGTACCGTTCACGGCAAGGGGCAAGGCCTGATCAACGTGGCACCCACAAGCGCGTCGGCCGACATTCCCAACGGATACAACACGTCGATCCCGAGCAAGATCATGACGCCGGACCGGGTCCAGACTCGGATCGGGACGCTGGAGTTCACTGACGGTTTCCCGAGCGACGAGACCGCCGCGAAGGTGTTCGAGCACCTGGACTTCGTGCGTGCTGTGGAGGTGTTTTTGCAATGCGTTCCCGCGGCGTCGATGGAGGGACTTCGTGCGGGCTTGGCCGGCATCGGCTGTGACGCCGCGCACAAAATGGTGATCGCTGATCGCCTGCTGGATTCCAACCCGCTGTTCCTCACCGGTAACACCGACACCGTCTACGCGCTCGCGATGCTCGACCTGGATCGTGATGGTCCGACGGTCATCCAGATCCCACCCGGGTGCGGGCCCGGCACCGTCAACGACGCATGGTTCCGCTTCGTGACAGACATGGGCGCACCGGGACCTGACCGTGGTAGCGGGGGTGACTACCTGCTGATCCCTCCTGGCTACGACCGTGAGATTCCCGACGGGTATCACGTGGCCCACTCGGCGAGCCACACCAACCTGCTCGCGCTGCGCGGGTTCGTCGTCGACGGCAAGACCGATGCGGCGAAAGCGATGTTCGAGAACGGCGTCAAGATCTACCCGCTGTCCGGAGCGGAAGATCGCCCTCAGATGGAGTTCAGCTCCTTCTCCGGCAAGGTGTTCAACACCATCCACGCCAACGATCGGGAGTTCTACGACGAGATGGCGCAGGTGATCAGGCGCGAACCGATCGAGATGATCGACCCGGAGACGCGGGGCCTGCTCGCTTCGATCGGCATCCACAAGGACCGTCCGTTCGAGCCTGATGAGCGGATGCGCGCCACACTCGCCGATGCCGCCGCGGTCGGCAACGCCACTGCCCGCGCGATCTGCTTCCAGACCAGGGATCCGCGCGCCCACTATTACGAGGATCGCACCTGGAAGACGGGTTTCGTGGGTGGCGACTATCAGTGGCTCGACGGTGACGGGCGCGGCGGGCGCAACATGGACGCCAGGACGTTGTTCTTTTACCAGGCGACCTTGAACACACCGGCCATGGCGCTGGAAATGGTAGGTGCCGGCTCACAATACGCGCTCTCCGAACGCGACTCCTCCGGTGCGTTCCTGCAGGGCGGCAACAACTATCGCCTCACGCTCCCCCCGAATGTTCCCGCCAAGGACTTCTGGTCGATTATCGCCTACGATCCCCAGACCCGCTCGGAGCTGCAAACCGGTCAGCCACTGCCGAGTCGCAGCAGTGAGAATGACCGCGACGAGCTCGTCTACAACGACGACGGCTCGATCGATCTGACCTTCGGCCCGGAACCGCCGAATGAACGCCGTGGCAACTGGATTCAGACAGTGCCCTCCAAGAGCTGGTACGCGATCCTACGGCTCTACGGGCCGCTGAAACCCTGGTTCGACAGGAACTGGGTCCCCAACGACATCAAGCGGATCTGA
- a CDS encoding MBL fold metallo-hydrolase, whose translation MSTTEPDVAIIETSSLGDRSYLISHDGVAVVIDPQRDIDRVLALVQEKHAAITQVLETHIHNDYVTGGLELARATGAQYVVPDGDPVEYERRAVVDGDVIDMGAVAFQVMHTPGHTHYHVSYILRHRGEPIAIFTGGSMLYGSTGRTDLLGSEHTDELTHAQFHSVRRIADELPAAVKVYPTHGFGSFCSATPTSGVSSTIGEQQQSNPALTHDEQTYVEELIAGLSTYPAYYAHMGVINAEGPAPIDLSTPEPVEPEELRRRIDTGQWVVDLRARTAFAAGHLDGSLGFELSATFVTYLGWLYEWGVPLTLIGETADQIADATRELARIGIDSPSGSAVGEIHSLVGDGQARAYDVSDFAGLAAASAEGKVTVLDTRQESEYADGHIPGAVNIPLHELPHRLADVPDAAEVWVHCASGYRASIAASLLDREHRTVVLIDENYGQAVELGLQTAHT comes from the coding sequence ATGAGCACGACCGAACCCGACGTCGCCATCATCGAAACTTCGAGCCTCGGCGATCGCAGCTACCTAATCAGCCATGACGGGGTCGCAGTGGTGATCGATCCACAACGCGATATCGACCGTGTCCTCGCTCTTGTCCAGGAGAAGCACGCCGCGATCACCCAGGTACTGGAAACTCACATTCACAACGACTACGTCACCGGGGGGCTCGAACTCGCGCGCGCCACCGGCGCCCAGTACGTGGTACCGGACGGCGACCCGGTCGAATACGAGCGCCGAGCCGTCGTCGACGGCGATGTCATTGACATGGGAGCGGTCGCGTTCCAGGTCATGCACACCCCCGGCCATACTCACTACCACGTCAGCTACATCCTGCGCCACCGCGGCGAGCCCATCGCGATCTTCACCGGCGGCTCGATGCTCTACGGATCTACCGGCCGAACCGACCTGCTCGGCTCCGAGCACACCGACGAACTCACCCACGCACAGTTCCATTCGGTTCGCCGTATCGCCGACGAACTCCCCGCCGCGGTCAAGGTCTATCCCACCCACGGGTTTGGTAGCTTCTGCTCCGCAACCCCCACCAGCGGAGTTTCCTCGACCATAGGTGAACAACAGCAGTCGAACCCTGCGCTCACCCACGACGAACAAACCTATGTGGAGGAGTTGATCGCGGGACTCTCCACCTATCCCGCGTACTACGCCCACATGGGCGTCATCAACGCCGAGGGGCCGGCCCCGATCGACCTGTCCACGCCCGAGCCTGTCGAGCCCGAGGAACTACGCCGGCGTATCGACACAGGCCAGTGGGTTGTCGATCTGCGAGCGCGCACCGCCTTCGCAGCCGGTCACCTCGATGGATCCCTTGGCTTCGAGCTGTCCGCTACGTTCGTCACCTACCTCGGGTGGCTCTATGAGTGGGGTGTGCCGCTGACACTGATCGGTGAAACAGCCGACCAGATCGCTGACGCCACCCGCGAGTTGGCTCGTATCGGTATCGACAGTCCCTCCGGATCCGCTGTCGGGGAAATTCATTCGCTCGTCGGTGACGGACAAGCGCGGGCCTACGACGTGTCCGATTTCGCCGGACTCGCGGCCGCCTCCGCGGAAGGTAAGGTGACCGTGCTCGACACGCGCCAAGAGTCCGAGTACGCAGATGGCCACATCCCCGGCGCCGTCAACATCCCGCTCCACGAGCTACCGCACCGCCTCGCCGACGTTCCCGACGCAGCCGAAGTGTGGGTGCACTGCGCCTCCGGGTACCGAGCCTCTATCGCAGCCTCGCTGCTCGACCGCGAGCACCGCACTGTCGTGCTGATCGACGAAAATTACGGCCAGGCTGTGGAACTTGGGCTCCAAACAGCGCACACCTGA